Proteins from a genomic interval of Clostridium sp. M62/1:
- the rpsR gene encoding 30S ribosomal protein S18, which translates to MAFNKGDKADASKVRRGGMRRRKKVCVFCGEKNGTIDYKDTNKLKRYVSERGKILPRRITGNCAKHQRALTVAIKRARHIALMPYTCD; encoded by the coding sequence ATGGCATTCAATAAAGGTGATAAGGCAGACGCTTCCAAAGTAAGAAGAGGCGGCATGCGCAGAAGAAAAAAAGTTTGCGTTTTCTGTGGAGAGAAGAACGGAACAATCGACTACAAGGATACAAACAAGTTAAAGAGATACGTATCTGAGAGAGGAAAAATCCTTCCGAGAAGAATCACAGGAAACTGTGCAAAGCATCAGAGAGCTTTAACAGTAGCTATCAAGAGAGCACGTCACATCGCTCTTATGCCGTATACCTGCGACTAA
- a CDS encoding MATE family efflux transporter — protein MNKTYEMDMCNGPVLKKILIFSIPLMLSGVLQLLFNAADIIVVGRFAGSQSLAAVGSTTALINLLINIFIGLSVGANVVVARAYGGRRDKDVSEAVHTAIAVSIVSGVILIVMGFVFSKLMLELMGTPDDVIDKAVLYMRIYFAGMPVVMLYNFGSAILRAVGDTRRPLYFLTIAGVVNIVLNLFFVIVMNLDVAGVALATVLSQCISAGLVLRCLAKSEGGLKLELSKIKIHRKKMFQIFKIGLPAGMQGAIFSVSNVLIQSSVNSFGSIAMAGNAASANIEGFVYNAMNAVYQTNLSFTSQNIGGKKYTRVNKILFTCLGTVTAVGMILGFGAYAIGEELLRIYSTDPEVIRYGMLRMSIIATTYFTCGWMDTLVGSLRGIGYSVLPMIVSLTGACGLRILWIFTIFAQQKTLTSLYISYPVSWVITASVHMLCYFLIKRKMPKKDGIV, from the coding sequence ATGAATAAGACCTATGAGATGGACATGTGCAATGGCCCTGTCCTGAAAAAAATTTTGATTTTCTCAATTCCGCTGATGCTTTCCGGCGTTCTGCAGCTTCTGTTCAACGCAGCGGACATTATTGTGGTGGGAAGGTTTGCCGGAAGCCAGTCGCTGGCGGCGGTGGGCTCCACGACGGCATTAATCAATCTTCTGATCAATATTTTTATCGGTCTCTCAGTGGGAGCCAACGTGGTAGTCGCCAGGGCCTACGGAGGCCGGCGCGACAAGGATGTGAGTGAGGCAGTACACACGGCAATCGCTGTCAGCATTGTCAGCGGCGTGATACTGATTGTAATGGGTTTTGTTTTTTCCAAGCTCATGCTGGAACTGATGGGGACACCGGATGATGTAATCGACAAGGCAGTCCTCTATATGCGGATTTATTTCGCGGGAATGCCTGTTGTCATGCTGTACAACTTCGGAAGCGCGATTTTAAGGGCAGTGGGAGATACGAGGAGGCCTCTCTACTTTCTGACAATTGCAGGAGTGGTGAACATTGTGCTGAATCTCTTCTTCGTTATTGTGATGAACCTGGATGTGGCAGGAGTGGCCCTGGCGACCGTGCTCTCCCAGTGTATTTCAGCCGGACTTGTACTGCGCTGTCTGGCAAAGAGTGAGGGCGGGCTGAAGCTAGAGCTCTCCAAGATTAAGATTCACAGGAAAAAAATGTTTCAGATTTTCAAAATCGGCCTTCCGGCCGGAATGCAGGGAGCGATTTTCTCAGTTTCCAACGTTCTGATCCAGTCTTCTGTCAACTCCTTCGGATCGATTGCCATGGCAGGAAACGCGGCCTCAGCCAATATAGAGGGCTTTGTCTACAATGCGATGAACGCTGTCTACCAGACAAATCTCAGTTTTACCAGCCAGAACATCGGCGGAAAAAAGTACACGAGAGTGAACAAAATCCTCTTTACCTGCCTCGGAACCGTGACGGCAGTGGGAATGATTCTCGGCTTTGGAGCCTATGCGATAGGAGAGGAGCTTTTACGCATTTACTCAACGGATCCTGAGGTGATCCGCTATGGAATGCTGCGTATGAGCATTATTGCGACTACATACTTTACCTGCGGATGGATGGATACGCTTGTGGGAAGTCTGAGAGGCATAGGCTATTCGGTGCTTCCGATGATCGTGTCTCTGACGGGAGCGTGCGGTCTCAGAATTCTCTGGATCTTCACAATCTTTGCACAGCAGAAAACGCTGACTTCCCTCTACATCTCCTATCCGGTGAGCTGGGTTATCACAGCGAGCGTACATATGCTCTGCTACTTCCTCATTAAGAGGAAGATGCCTAAAAAGGATGGGATTGTATAG
- a CDS encoding DHH family phosphoesterase gives MKQEREMKEDIRIQGQLRVYLQWPLFMAVILMAANVVIGLVDLKAGIVMTGFTLVYAVFCAWLYLYKRKRLLGGLLDFSAEYARLQQNMLADMEFPYAVADENGLLLWMNEGFSDIVRDDRKNRTLFGLFPELTRETLDGIDKEDTIHVTYGDSFYRMEIRHICVDERDGIKLDTPSNGEEEVLWAVYLFDETEILTLKKAITDQNLVAGLIYLDNYDEALESVEEVRRSLLVALIDRKINKYISNLNGIVKKMEKDKYFFVIKQKYTKEIEEERFSLLEEVKTVNIGNEMAVTLSIGMGMNGESYIRNYEYARTAIDMALGRGGDQAVVKDGEKITYYGGKSQQLEKTTRVKARVKAHAMRELMETKDKLLIMGHRIGDPDSFGATIGIYRIAAAFNKKAHIVINSVNSSVRPMMDRFKDNPDYPEDLFLTGEEAAQRADANTMLVVVDVNRPSITEAPELLKLVKTIMVLDHHRQSSEIIENAVLSYVEPYASSACEMVAEILQYVGDGIKMKSVEADAMYAGIVIDTNNFMNQAGVRTFEAAAFLRRNGADVVRVRKLFRDRVEDYRARAEAVRRAEIFEKEFAISECPSEGLESPTVIGAQAANELLNIIGIKASFVMTQVKDTIFFSARSIDEVNVQVMMEKLGGGGHRTIAGAQLKDTTLEQARERLKEMLLQMKEKGEI, from the coding sequence ATGAAACAGGAGAGAGAAATGAAAGAGGATATCAGAATACAGGGACAGCTTCGGGTCTATCTGCAGTGGCCGCTTTTTATGGCGGTGATTCTGATGGCGGCGAATGTGGTGATAGGCCTTGTGGATTTAAAGGCCGGCATTGTCATGACGGGCTTTACCCTCGTCTATGCAGTGTTCTGCGCCTGGCTGTATCTGTATAAGAGAAAGCGGCTGCTCGGCGGGCTTCTGGACTTTTCTGCCGAATATGCCAGACTTCAGCAAAACATGCTGGCTGACATGGAATTTCCCTATGCGGTGGCTGATGAGAACGGCCTGCTGCTGTGGATGAATGAGGGATTTTCCGATATTGTCAGGGACGACAGAAAGAACAGGACTCTTTTCGGCCTGTTCCCAGAGCTGACAAGGGAGACTCTGGACGGGATTGACAAGGAGGACACGATCCATGTGACCTATGGAGACAGCTTTTACCGCATGGAGATCCGCCATATCTGTGTGGATGAAAGAGACGGCATTAAGCTGGATACACCGTCCAACGGCGAGGAGGAGGTGCTCTGGGCTGTTTACCTGTTTGACGAAACGGAGATCCTGACTCTGAAGAAGGCCATCACCGATCAGAACCTGGTGGCAGGACTCATCTATCTGGACAACTACGATGAGGCCCTGGAGAGTGTGGAGGAGGTGCGCCGCTCCCTTCTGGTGGCCCTCATTGACAGAAAGATCAACAAGTATATCTCCAATCTGAACGGCATCGTGAAAAAGATGGAGAAGGACAAATACTTCTTTGTCATTAAACAGAAGTATACGAAGGAGATCGAGGAGGAGCGGTTTTCCCTTCTCGAGGAGGTCAAGACAGTCAACATAGGAAATGAGATGGCTGTCACCCTGAGCATTGGTATGGGAATGAACGGGGAGTCCTATATAAGAAATTATGAGTATGCCAGGACAGCCATCGACATGGCCCTGGGACGGGGCGGCGATCAGGCTGTGGTGAAGGATGGAGAGAAGATCACCTACTACGGCGGCAAGTCCCAGCAGCTGGAGAAGACCACCCGTGTGAAGGCCAGAGTCAAGGCCCACGCCATGAGAGAGCTGATGGAGACCAAGGATAAGCTCTTAATCATGGGCCACCGGATCGGGGATCCGGATTCCTTCGGAGCGACTATCGGTATCTACAGAATTGCAGCTGCCTTCAACAAGAAGGCTCATATTGTCATTAACAGCGTCAATTCCTCTGTGCGGCCCATGATGGACCGGTTTAAGGACAATCCCGATTACCCGGAGGATCTGTTCCTGACCGGCGAGGAGGCTGCCCAGCGGGCAGATGCAAACACCATGCTTGTGGTGGTGGATGTAAACCGGCCCAGCATCACCGAGGCGCCTGAGCTGTTAAAGCTGGTCAAGACGATCATGGTGCTTGATCACCACAGGCAGAGCAGCGAGATTATCGAAAATGCCGTGCTCTCCTACGTGGAGCCCTATGCGTCATCGGCCTGCGAGATGGTGGCTGAGATTCTTCAGTATGTGGGTGACGGAATCAAGATGAAATCCGTGGAGGCGGATGCCATGTATGCGGGTATCGTCATTGATACAAACAACTTTATGAACCAGGCGGGAGTCAGAACCTTTGAGGCGGCGGCCTTCCTGAGGCGAAACGGAGCGGATGTGGTGAGAGTCAGAAAACTGTTCCGCGACCGGGTGGAGGATTACCGCGCAAGGGCTGAGGCCGTGAGAAGAGCTGAGATCTTTGAGAAAGAGTTTGCCATCTCCGAGTGCCCGTCCGAGGGGCTTGAGAGCCCGACTGTGATCGGCGCCCAGGCGGCCAATGAGCTCTTAAACATTATTGGAATCAAGGCGTCCTTTGTGATGACGCAGGTGAAAGATACGATCTTTTTCAGTGCCCGTTCCATCGATGAGGTCAATGTGCAGGTGATGATGGAGAAGCTGGGCGGCGGAGGACACAGGACCATCGCCGGTGCTCAGCTGAAGGATACCACACTTGAGCAGGCCAGAGAGAGGCTGAAAGAGATGCTCCTGCAGATGAAAGAGAAAGGAGAAATTTAA
- a CDS encoding helix-turn-helix domain-containing protein yields MRKEAKASGRIIFLPEKHRKRGENVRNYRYLTFGDREKIETEYAAGGRPADIAIDLGVHVATIYKELKRGDTGQLDKNMRREYSAELAQRRLIESFKCRGRKSPTI; encoded by the coding sequence ATGCGAAAGGAAGCGAAAGCCTCCGGACGCATTATTTTTTTACCTGAAAAGCACAGAAAGAGAGGTGAGAACGTGCGAAACTACCGATATTTGACATTCGGCGACCGCGAGAAAATCGAGACGGAATACGCAGCCGGAGGACGTCCGGCCGACATTGCGATCGACCTCGGCGTCCATGTGGCGACTATCTATAAAGAACTGAAAAGAGGCGACACCGGCCAGCTCGACAAGAACATGCGCCGAGAGTATAGCGCCGAACTCGCCCAGCGCCGACTCATTGAGAGCTTTAAGTGCCGCGGGCGAAAATCCCCCACTATATAA
- a CDS encoding single-stranded DNA-binding protein, giving the protein MNKVILMGRLTRDPEVRYSQGERAMAIARYTLAVDRRGRRSQDDGAQTADFIQCVAFDRAGEFAEKYFHQGTKVLVTGRIQTGSYTNRDGQKVYTTDVIVEDQEFAESKNASAGHDGGYQAAQRPAPASAIGDGFMNIPDGVEDEGLPFN; this is encoded by the coding sequence ATGAATAAAGTAATTCTGATGGGTAGACTTACCAGAGATCCGGAGGTTAGATATTCTCAGGGAGAGCGCGCTATGGCAATCGCCAGATATACGCTGGCAGTTGACAGAAGAGGCCGCAGAAGCCAGGATGACGGAGCACAGACAGCAGACTTCATCCAGTGTGTTGCATTTGACAGAGCCGGCGAGTTCGCCGAGAAGTATTTCCATCAGGGAACGAAGGTTCTTGTGACAGGAAGAATCCAGACAGGAAGCTACACAAACAGAGACGGTCAGAAGGTTTATACAACAGATGTAATCGTTGAGGATCAGGAGTTTGCTGAGAGCAAGAACGCTTCCGCAGGCCACGACGGCGGCTACCAGGCCGCACAGCGTCCGGCTCCTGCAAGCGCAATCGGCGACGGCTTTATGAATATCCCCGACGGAGTAGAAGACGAAGGACTTCCGTTCAACTAA
- a CDS encoding IS110 family transposase, with protein MIYVGIDVAKDKHDCFITNSDGKVLFPVFTIQNNRDGFDVLFSRIQSSSSDVSNIKVGLEATGHYSYNLLGYLIDKGLHTFVINPLHTNLYRKSLSLRKTKTDKVDARTIALMLMSDVNLKSYSDTSYHNEELKSLTRYRFRKVQERAQLRQSVSRLVTILFPELEKLVPSLHIASIYALLSEFPSAGTIASCHLTHLTKRLENASKGRYSREKAIEIRNAARASIGSNMPAKSLELKHTLRLIGELDSEISEIESEIKRIMDEIHSPILTIPGIGYRMGAMILAEIGDFSRFDSPDKILAYAGASPSTYQSGQMESSYSHMEKRGSRYLRFALINATKYVCQWDETFGAYLQKKISEGKHYNVAITHAAKKLVRLIYAMEKSGKPYIKTA; from the coding sequence ATGATCTACGTTGGAATTGATGTCGCTAAGGATAAGCATGACTGCTTTATCACCAATTCAGATGGCAAAGTCCTTTTTCCGGTTTTTACCATTCAGAATAACCGGGATGGATTTGATGTTCTTTTTTCCAGGATTCAATCCTCTTCTTCAGATGTGTCCAATATAAAAGTAGGACTGGAGGCCACTGGACACTACTCTTACAACCTGCTCGGTTATCTTATTGACAAAGGTCTCCACACCTTCGTTATCAATCCGCTCCACACAAATCTTTACAGAAAAAGTCTCAGCCTTAGAAAGACGAAAACAGATAAGGTTGATGCCCGAACCATTGCTTTGATGCTCATGTCTGACGTGAACCTGAAGTCCTACTCAGATACATCATACCATAACGAGGAGTTAAAGTCACTCACCCGTTATCGTTTTCGTAAGGTTCAGGAACGCGCTCAGCTTAGACAGTCTGTTTCCAGGCTTGTTACCATTCTCTTTCCAGAATTGGAAAAACTTGTTCCTTCGCTTCATATCGCTTCTATCTACGCCCTTCTTTCCGAGTTTCCTTCTGCCGGAACGATTGCCTCCTGCCATTTGACACACCTGACGAAGCGGTTGGAAAACGCTTCAAAAGGCCGTTACAGCCGGGAGAAAGCGATTGAAATACGGAATGCTGCCAGAGCCTCCATCGGTTCCAACATGCCTGCCAAATCTCTGGAATTAAAGCACACACTCCGGCTAATTGGTGAACTGGATTCCGAAATCTCAGAAATTGAATCCGAAATCAAACGGATCATGGATGAAATCCATTCTCCCATCCTGACCATTCCAGGAATAGGCTACCGCATGGGCGCCATGATCCTGGCAGAGATTGGAGATTTCTCCCGCTTTGATTCGCCGGATAAGATCCTGGCATATGCCGGAGCTTCTCCATCTACCTATCAATCCGGGCAGATGGAATCCTCTTATTCCCACATGGAGAAACGGGGATCGCGCTATTTACGTTTTGCTCTGATCAATGCCACCAAATACGTCTGCCAATGGGATGAAACTTTCGGTGCATACCTTCAGAAGAAGATTTCTGAAGGGAAACACTACAACGTCGCCATCACCCACGCCGCAAAGAAACTTGTACGGTTAATTTACGCAATGGAAAAATCCGGCAAACCTTACATAAAAACGGCATAA
- the rpsF gene encoding 30S ribosomal protein S6 — protein sequence MNKYELAVVLSMKLEDEERAAAIEKVKGYITRFGGTVTNVDEWGKKRLAYEIQKMKEGFYYFIQFESDSVCPNEVEAHVRIMEPVIRYLCVRQDA from the coding sequence ATGAACAAGTATGAGTTAGCAGTTGTTCTTAGCATGAAGCTGGAAGACGAAGAGAGAGCAGCAGCCATCGAGAAAGTAAAAGGTTACATTACACGTTTCGGCGGTACTGTTACAAACGTTGATGAATGGGGTAAGAAGAGATTAGCTTACGAGATTCAGAAGATGAAAGAGGGCTTCTACTACTTCATCCAGTTTGAGTCTGATTCCGTATGCCCGAACGAGGTTGAGGCACACGTTCGCATCATGGAGCCGGTAATCAGATACTTATGCGTAAGGCAGGATGCATAA
- the thiC gene encoding phosphomethylpyrimidine synthase ThiC codes for MEKTQVQSGITPSSRPYTTQMDAARKGIVTKEMRCVAEKEQFEPEALRKLVAEGKAVIPANRLHTCLKPNGIGSMLRTKINVNLGTSRDCMDLDMELSKVNDAVALGAESIMDLSSFGDTRKFRRKLTAECPAIIGTVPIYDAVVYYHKPLKEITTEEWLDIVRMHARDGVDFLTIHVGINKNTAGRFKDAKRLTNIVSRGGSIIFAWMEMTGLENPFYEHFDEILDICREYDVTLSLGDACRPGCLADASDISQIEELVTLGELTRRAWEKDVQVMIEGPGHMPLGQIAANMKIQQTLCKGAPFYVLGPLVTDIAPGYDHITAAIGGAIAAAAGASFLCYVTPAEHLRLPDRDDVKEGIIASRIAAHAADIAKGIPGAEDWDRKMSTARKQLDWEEMFRLSIDPEKARRYRAAARPEKEDTCSMCGNFCAVKNMNRILDGEIVSIFDE; via the coding sequence ATGGAAAAAACACAGGTGCAATCAGGGATCACACCATCCTCGCGGCCCTATACCACCCAGATGGACGCCGCCAGAAAGGGAATTGTCACGAAAGAGATGAGGTGTGTGGCAGAAAAGGAACAGTTTGAACCGGAGGCTCTCAGAAAGCTGGTGGCAGAGGGAAAGGCTGTCATTCCGGCCAACCGTCTTCACACCTGCCTTAAACCAAACGGAATCGGCTCCATGCTGCGCACCAAAATCAATGTAAACCTGGGAACGTCCAGGGACTGCATGGATCTGGACATGGAGCTTTCAAAGGTAAACGACGCAGTGGCCCTGGGGGCAGAATCCATTATGGATCTGAGCTCCTTCGGCGACACCCGGAAATTCCGCAGAAAGCTCACAGCGGAATGTCCCGCCATCATCGGGACGGTCCCCATCTATGACGCGGTAGTCTATTACCACAAGCCCTTAAAGGAGATCACCACTGAGGAATGGCTGGACATTGTCCGGATGCATGCCCGCGACGGCGTGGATTTCCTGACAATCCATGTGGGAATCAACAAAAATACCGCAGGGCGCTTTAAAGACGCAAAGCGTCTGACCAACATCGTCTCCAGAGGAGGGTCCATTATCTTTGCCTGGATGGAGATGACCGGGCTTGAAAATCCATTCTATGAGCATTTTGATGAAATCCTCGACATCTGCCGGGAATACGATGTCACCTTAAGTCTCGGCGATGCCTGCCGGCCCGGCTGCCTTGCCGATGCCTCCGACATTTCTCAGATAGAGGAGCTTGTCACTCTGGGAGAGCTGACCAGACGCGCCTGGGAGAAAGATGTCCAGGTCATGATCGAGGGCCCCGGCCACATGCCCCTGGGTCAGATTGCAGCCAATATGAAAATTCAGCAGACCCTCTGCAAGGGCGCTCCCTTCTATGTGCTGGGGCCTCTTGTCACAGACATAGCCCCCGGCTACGACCACATTACGGCAGCTATCGGCGGCGCCATAGCAGCGGCAGCCGGCGCTTCCTTCCTCTGCTATGTGACCCCTGCAGAGCATCTTCGCCTTCCTGACAGGGACGACGTAAAAGAGGGCATCATCGCCTCGCGCATTGCAGCCCATGCAGCCGACATCGCAAAGGGCATACCCGGTGCCGAGGACTGGGACAGAAAAATGAGCACCGCCAGAAAGCAGCTGGACTGGGAAGAAATGTTTCGCCTCTCCATTGATCCCGAGAAGGCCAGACGCTACCGTGCAGCCGCCAGGCCGGAAAAGGAGGATACCTGCTCCATGTGCGGAAATTTCTGCGCCGTCAAAAACATGAACCGGATTCTCGACGGGGAGATTGTCTCCATCTTTGATGAATAA
- a CDS encoding SUMF1/EgtB/PvdO family nonheme iron enzyme, translated as MRNEVIYDKNGRPDIMVVFTPSELGLPDTLRGRKVKEYAISKYQNTLIDGVPYSLPFMKPAVNISHDEAIRLCESKGEGWHLITNDEWVALGFWSWDNDTMPTGNTASGKSHSHPEQTGTTYEGGCGKTLTGSGPVQWNHDGTAYGVADMCGNIWEHVGGVRFMDGMPQVIPNNGAAYGADQSKDSPEWEAIYTEDGDPVYYNVHDGEITLQPVHPDGTDYDGVKFTDLEARSDMDVPDKLKDLGLYPADGYESDEYFWLDSNGERVIFRGGDWSDGANAGVFSLYGNGSRGLVGTGLGFRAACVRFICDSDTLDDLDSDKKQPEPKKRSILAPDFIGRIKQALARQFQKLYEAAHGEDPEGFTELAEKATDEELAKAAKLSATLAQVNAAVDMYELTAKQLKLAATTSITIKTEVNDHE; from the coding sequence ATGAGAAACGAAGTAATTTACGACAAAAACGGGCGCCCGGACATTATGGTGGTTTTTACCCCGTCCGAGCTGGGACTCCCTGACACCCTGAGAGGCCGCAAGGTTAAGGAATACGCGATCAGCAAGTACCAGAACACATTGATCGACGGCGTTCCGTACTCTCTCCCATTTATGAAACCGGCTGTGAATATCAGCCACGACGAAGCAATCCGCCTCTGCGAGAGCAAGGGTGAAGGCTGGCACCTGATCACTAACGACGAGTGGGTGGCTCTCGGCTTCTGGAGCTGGGACAACGACACCATGCCGACCGGAAACACCGCAAGCGGCAAGAGTCACAGCCACCCGGAGCAGACCGGCACTACATACGAAGGAGGCTGCGGCAAGACCTTGACCGGATCCGGCCCGGTTCAGTGGAACCATGACGGCACGGCCTACGGTGTAGCTGACATGTGCGGTAACATCTGGGAACACGTCGGCGGCGTTCGATTTATGGACGGTATGCCGCAGGTGATCCCGAACAACGGCGCAGCCTATGGCGCGGATCAGTCCAAAGACTCGCCGGAGTGGGAGGCAATCTACACCGAGGACGGCGATCCGGTTTACTACAACGTACACGACGGAGAGATCACCCTCCAGCCGGTACACCCGGACGGCACCGACTACGACGGCGTAAAGTTCACGGATCTGGAAGCTCGCAGCGACATGGACGTGCCGGACAAGCTGAAAGATCTCGGCCTCTATCCTGCCGACGGCTACGAAAGCGACGAATACTTCTGGCTCGACTCTAACGGCGAGCGGGTTATTTTTCGCGGGGGCGACTGGAGCGACGGTGCGAACGCTGGTGTGTTCTCCCTCTACGGCAACGGCTCCCGCGGCCTTGTGGGCACGGGCCTCGGCTTCCGTGCCGCTTGCGTTCGGTTTATCTGCGACTCTGACACTCTGGACGATCTGGACTCTGATAAGAAGCAGCCAGAACCGAAAAAGCGTAGCATTTTAGCTCCGGACTTTATCGGACGGATCAAGCAGGCACTCGCCCGGCAGTTTCAGAAGCTCTACGAAGCCGCGCACGGCGAGGATCCGGAAGGCTTCACTGAACTGGCCGAGAAGGCAACAGACGAAGAACTTGCCAAGGCTGCAAAACTCAGCGCCACACTGGCTCAGGTGAACGCAGCCGTGGACATGTACGAGCTGACCGCTAAGCAGTTAAAGCTCGCAGCCACAACCTCGATCACAATCAAAACGGAGGTGAACGACCATGAATGA
- a CDS encoding AAA family ATPase, with amino-acid sequence MSKRIVTISREYGSGGRQVGQMVAKNLGMEFYDKKLIDLAAKEIGFSPELIADKEQRVTNSLLYNFAMGSLYGIAYPRTPKPEELPLTEQIFIAQKKIIEDAARRSPCVFVGRCADYILKDRDDVLKVFIYCDREIRRQRALAEYGEIEEYIDEFMHQTDKKRRIHYETFTNQKWGRRENYDLMLNSGALGIDSCVQLICDAAKRG; translated from the coding sequence ATGAGTAAAAGGATTGTTACGATCAGCCGTGAATATGGAAGCGGAGGACGCCAGGTTGGGCAGATGGTGGCCAAAAATCTGGGAATGGAGTTCTATGACAAGAAACTGATTGATCTGGCCGCCAAGGAAATTGGATTTTCGCCGGAACTGATTGCTGACAAGGAGCAGAGGGTGACAAACAGCCTGCTCTATAACTTTGCCATGGGAAGTTTATACGGGATTGCCTATCCGAGAACACCCAAGCCTGAAGAGCTTCCGCTGACGGAGCAGATTTTTATTGCCCAGAAAAAAATCATTGAGGATGCGGCCAGGAGAAGCCCCTGTGTGTTTGTAGGGCGCTGTGCAGACTACATTTTGAAGGATCGGGACGATGTGCTGAAGGTCTTTATCTACTGCGACAGGGAGATCAGACGCCAGAGGGCACTGGCTGAGTACGGCGAGATTGAGGAGTACATCGACGAATTCATGCATCAGACGGACAAGAAGAGGCGGATTCACTACGAAACCTTTACAAACCAGAAGTGGGGTCGCAGGGAGAATTACGATCTGATGCTGAACAGCGGCGCGCTGGGAATTGATTCCTGCGTACAGCTGATCTGCGACGCTGCAAAGCGGGGATAA